One genomic region from Candidatus Palauibacter polyketidifaciens encodes:
- a CDS encoding class I fructose-bisphosphate aldolase encodes MRQQLVQVAEDIGAKGKGILAADESSGTIKKRFDGISVESTEENRRDYRELLFRTSDALSECISGVILFDETLRQSAADGTPLVQLLSDAGSIPGIKIDKGAHDLAGAPGEKVTEGLDGLRERLAEYYELGARFTKWRAVIDIGRGGDRAIPSAYGIGANAHALARMAALSQEQGLVPIVEPEVLMDGDHNIDRCFEVTEATLKQVYMALFHQRVLLEGSVLKPNMVLSGKLCADQAGVDEVAEKTVRCLKRAVPSSVPSIVFLSGGQTDIEATAHLNAMNAGFDTPWNLSFSYGRALQAAPLQAWGGAADNGPAAQAAFAHRARMNGLATRGKWSMELERAAA; translated from the coding sequence ATGAGGCAGCAGCTCGTCCAGGTGGCGGAAGACATCGGGGCCAAGGGCAAGGGAATTCTGGCCGCCGACGAAAGCTCGGGAACCATCAAGAAGCGGTTCGACGGGATCAGCGTCGAATCGACGGAGGAGAACCGGCGCGACTACCGGGAACTTCTCTTCCGGACGAGCGATGCGCTGAGCGAGTGCATCTCGGGCGTCATCCTCTTCGACGAGACGCTGCGGCAGTCGGCGGCCGACGGCACGCCGCTCGTCCAGCTCCTCTCCGATGCGGGGTCGATCCCGGGGATCAAGATCGACAAGGGGGCGCATGACCTCGCGGGAGCGCCGGGCGAGAAGGTGACCGAGGGCCTCGACGGGCTGCGCGAACGGCTGGCGGAGTACTACGAACTCGGGGCCCGCTTCACGAAGTGGCGCGCCGTCATCGACATCGGACGGGGCGGAGACCGCGCCATCCCGAGCGCCTACGGCATCGGGGCGAACGCCCATGCCCTCGCCCGGATGGCGGCGCTCAGCCAGGAGCAGGGGCTGGTGCCCATCGTCGAGCCGGAAGTGTTGATGGACGGCGACCACAACATCGACCGCTGCTTCGAGGTTACGGAGGCCACGCTCAAGCAGGTCTACATGGCCCTCTTCCACCAGCGGGTGCTGCTGGAAGGCTCGGTGCTCAAGCCCAACATGGTGCTTTCGGGCAAGCTCTGCGCCGATCAGGCGGGCGTCGACGAGGTGGCCGAGAAGACGGTGCGCTGCCTGAAGCGTGCGGTGCCCTCGTCGGTCCCGAGCATCGTCTTTCTGTCGGGAGGGCAGACGGACATCGAGGCCACAGCCCACCTGAACGCGATGAACGCGGGGTTCGATACGCCGTGGAACCTGAGCTTCTCCTACGGGCGGGCGCTGCAGGCGGCCCCGCTGCAGGCCTGGGGCGGCGCCGCGGACAACGGGCCGGCGGCACAGGCGGCGTTCGCGCACCGCGCGCGCATGAACGGTCTCGCGACGCGCGGAAAGTGGTCGATGGAACTGGAGCGGGCGGCCGCCTGA
- the hutF gene encoding formimidoylglutamate deiminase translates to MSTKSRTLRFRAILGPGGLERDRSIDVAPDGTILAVRSVRPGGAPWDGGLAVPGMPNAHSHIFQCALAGFGEEARGDDSFWSWRRAMYRLAGSITPEQLFAVARHGYARMLRAGFPHVVEFHYLHHGPDGARGPETTQAVLAAAADVGLPISLLPVYYRTAGFDGAAPHAGQRRFAHGSVDEFMATVEELGPAVVGVAPHSLRAVPTADLTELVTAVDATLGREAPLHIHISEQELEVEECLAAHGRAPVDLLADTVELGPRWSLVHATHATEAERARLRSAGARVVLCPITEAHLGDGIFPAREHFLAGGAAAAGSDANVRISAIEEARQLEYGQRLRDRRRARLATEAGTGSVIWSWLAEGGGEAAAPPADPAAGNGASRRLGRIAPGYRADLVVLDREGPHTLGHDWETLMDAWLVGGDERDIEAVYVGGERRVERGSVAGEAEIRSAFGKVMREIRPVI, encoded by the coding sequence GTGAGTACCAAGAGCCGCACGCTGAGGTTTCGCGCCATCCTGGGCCCCGGAGGGCTCGAGCGGGACCGGTCGATCGACGTCGCTCCCGACGGCACGATCCTGGCGGTTCGGTCCGTCCGGCCCGGCGGCGCCCCCTGGGACGGAGGCCTCGCGGTCCCCGGCATGCCGAACGCGCACTCGCACATCTTCCAGTGCGCCCTGGCCGGCTTCGGCGAAGAGGCTCGGGGGGACGATTCCTTCTGGAGTTGGCGCCGGGCCATGTACCGGCTGGCCGGCTCCATCACCCCGGAGCAACTGTTCGCCGTCGCCCGGCACGGGTACGCCCGCATGCTGCGCGCGGGCTTCCCCCACGTGGTGGAGTTCCACTACCTGCATCACGGCCCGGACGGCGCGCGTGGACCCGAGACGACGCAAGCCGTGCTCGCGGCGGCCGCGGACGTGGGCCTTCCCATCAGTCTGCTGCCCGTCTACTACCGGACCGCCGGCTTCGACGGAGCCGCGCCTCACGCGGGACAGCGGCGCTTCGCGCACGGCTCGGTGGACGAATTCATGGCCACAGTCGAGGAGTTGGGCCCGGCGGTCGTCGGTGTGGCGCCGCACTCCCTCCGGGCGGTGCCCACGGCCGACCTGACGGAACTCGTGACGGCGGTGGACGCGACGCTGGGCCGCGAGGCGCCGCTGCACATCCACATCAGCGAGCAGGAACTCGAGGTCGAGGAATGCCTCGCGGCGCACGGCCGCGCGCCGGTCGATCTCCTCGCGGACACGGTCGAGCTGGGTCCGCGCTGGAGTCTCGTCCACGCGACGCACGCCACGGAGGCGGAGCGCGCCCGGCTACGGAGCGCGGGGGCGAGGGTCGTCCTGTGTCCGATCACGGAAGCCCACCTGGGGGACGGGATCTTCCCCGCCCGCGAGCACTTTCTCGCCGGTGGCGCGGCTGCGGCGGGCTCCGACGCGAACGTCCGCATCTCCGCGATCGAGGAGGCGCGGCAACTCGAATACGGGCAGCGCCTGCGGGATCGGCGACGGGCCCGCCTGGCCACCGAAGCGGGCACGGGCTCCGTCATCTGGTCGTGGCTCGCGGAGGGCGGAGGCGAGGCCGCGGCGCCCCCCGCCGACCCGGCGGCCGGCAATGGCGCATCGCGCCGCCTTGGGCGAATCGCACCCGGCTACCGAGCCGACCTCGTCGTCCTGGATCGCGAAGGCCCCCACACGCTGGGACACGACTGGGAGACCCTCATGGACGCGTGGCTCGTGGGCGGCGACGAGCGCGACATCGAGGCCGTGTACGTCGGAGGGGAACGGCGCGTCGAGCGCGGATCGGTCGCTGGCGAGGCCGAGATCCGGTCCGCCTTCGGGAAGGTGATGCGGGAGATCCGGCCGGTCATCTGA
- a CDS encoding carboxypeptidase regulatory-like domain-containing protein gives MSRLVGVALIGLLAGLAGHPSIVSAQGVTTAGVAGRVIDADGAPVAGARVEFRHTETGATHTVLSDNLGRFSLANLRPGGPYTLEVARIGLNPATREGLTLIAGQRLRLEVQLSETAVPLPELSVRVETDPEFDPTRMGSTTVVDRETLETLPTISRDFTGFARLSPLVAVDEMGTSVAGSNIRFNNIQVDGALNQDVFGLSPTGVAGGQARGRVIPLAAIEELQVLTAPYDVRQSGFTGGVLNAVTRTGSNDFRGSAFGFFRNDALVGDAVIGGIPRAPGDLENAFAGFDLGGPILRDRLHFFVAGELESRTRPPDGFTVGIDDLVRTKLDPDSVNRVSGILRGYGAEAGEAGLYTLENNLANLFARVDARPNADHSLMFRYNLAYAADDPATNRLPGDAYEMSSTGREIESRNQSFGAQWLATLSPRLSNDLMVNVQFLRDRETANSLYPRVEVGLQAGVPGAGFRRELRLGSNYSGPDGELDQNILQVTNALTFSLGDHHLTLGAGFERFSIRREYLPGSLGSYYFRSLADLEANAPEEYVVHVPLSEDAGTSDFDVHQLSAFVQEEARIGERLNVRVGLRMDVPLMPDAPAHNPDVERSFGFSTSDLPGGTVLFSPRAGFNLGLGGDRTTQIRGGMGLFTGRPPFAWLANAYQNTGLSSVFVTCRRRNLGVPDPEIVPAFDPLAPPPTLCVDGTGGESAVPIVTLFDPDFRFPRDFKASLAVDQRLPGGFVLSLEGIYTRSVNQIAFQDLNIGPALPAADRTEANGFTYGFGFGTRETFADPGAGSQFVDPPPGEPPGEREPIFLPRRVDPGFGQVIKIGDRPLNFSYALSARLRKQFGNRLSVDVGYAFNRSADVRSLSSLDAIANFGYTAVEGDPNDPQRQASLFDRPHRLVASATAALPELMGGGRLSVLYVGQSGRPYSYVYADDINGDAYPGYGRALDLANDLIFVTGAAFDFPGGGRTPVSGILFEQLVAQEPCLQANRLRILHRNACRTPWSHQLDFRFSQPIQLGGAEVTVTLDVLNVLNLVNRDWGQVQTVNPVVQLLTVEDRIEDDFDLQNMLPEPDDPLRARYAGPLQTSDTGGVRASVPYLPQIGASQWQAQFGIGIRFR, from the coding sequence TTGAGTCGCCTTGTCGGCGTTGCGTTGATCGGCCTTCTCGCGGGGCTCGCGGGCCACCCGTCCATCGTCTCCGCCCAGGGGGTGACGACCGCGGGCGTGGCCGGGCGCGTGATCGACGCCGACGGAGCCCCCGTGGCCGGAGCCCGGGTCGAGTTCCGCCACACCGAGACCGGCGCCACCCACACGGTCCTGAGCGACAACCTGGGCCGTTTCAGCCTCGCCAATCTGCGGCCCGGCGGGCCCTACACGCTGGAGGTCGCGCGCATCGGGCTCAACCCGGCGACGCGGGAGGGTCTGACGCTCATCGCCGGACAGCGGCTGCGGCTCGAGGTTCAACTCTCCGAGACGGCGGTCCCCCTGCCCGAACTCTCCGTTCGCGTCGAGACGGATCCCGAGTTCGACCCCACCCGCATGGGCTCGACGACGGTCGTCGACCGGGAGACGCTCGAGACGCTCCCCACGATCTCCAGGGACTTCACGGGATTCGCCCGACTCTCTCCGCTCGTGGCGGTGGACGAGATGGGGACCTCCGTGGCCGGATCGAACATCCGCTTCAACAACATCCAGGTGGACGGCGCCCTCAACCAGGACGTCTTCGGCCTCTCGCCGACGGGGGTGGCCGGCGGACAGGCCAGGGGGCGCGTCATTCCGCTCGCGGCGATCGAGGAACTGCAGGTCCTCACCGCGCCCTACGACGTGCGCCAGTCCGGGTTCACCGGGGGCGTTCTCAACGCGGTCACGCGCACGGGAAGCAACGACTTCCGCGGCTCGGCGTTCGGCTTCTTCCGCAACGACGCGCTCGTCGGCGACGCGGTTATCGGCGGGATCCCGCGCGCGCCCGGCGATCTGGAGAACGCCTTTGCGGGCTTCGATCTCGGCGGGCCGATCCTGCGCGACCGCCTGCACTTCTTCGTCGCGGGCGAACTTGAGAGCAGGACGCGACCGCCCGATGGCTTCACGGTCGGCATCGATGACCTCGTGCGCACGAAGCTGGACCCCGACTCGGTCAACCGCGTATCCGGGATCCTCCGGGGCTACGGCGCGGAAGCGGGCGAGGCCGGCCTCTACACGCTCGAGAACAACCTCGCCAACCTGTTCGCGCGCGTGGACGCCCGCCCCAACGCGGACCACTCCCTCATGTTCCGCTACAACCTCGCCTACGCCGCCGACGACCCGGCGACGAACCGACTTCCCGGCGACGCCTACGAGATGTCGTCCACGGGACGGGAGATCGAGTCCCGGAACCAGTCGTTCGGAGCGCAGTGGCTCGCGACGCTGAGTCCACGGCTCTCGAACGACCTCATGGTGAACGTGCAGTTCCTGCGCGACCGGGAAACCGCGAACTCCCTCTATCCCCGCGTCGAGGTCGGCCTCCAGGCGGGCGTGCCGGGGGCGGGGTTCCGGCGCGAGTTGCGCCTCGGGTCCAACTACTCCGGGCCGGACGGGGAACTCGACCAGAACATCCTGCAGGTCACGAACGCGCTCACCTTCTCGCTCGGTGACCACCATCTCACGCTGGGGGCCGGGTTCGAGCGCTTTTCGATCCGACGCGAGTATCTGCCGGGCAGCCTCGGCAGCTACTACTTCCGGTCGCTGGCGGACCTCGAGGCGAACGCCCCGGAGGAATACGTCGTCCACGTGCCGCTCTCGGAGGACGCCGGCACCTCGGACTTCGACGTGCACCAGTTGTCGGCCTTCGTGCAGGAGGAGGCCCGGATCGGGGAGCGGCTGAACGTTCGGGTCGGCCTGCGGATGGACGTGCCGCTGATGCCCGACGCGCCGGCGCACAACCCGGACGTGGAGCGGTCGTTCGGCTTCAGCACGAGCGACCTGCCGGGCGGCACGGTCCTCTTCTCCCCGCGGGCGGGCTTCAACCTCGGTCTCGGCGGGGACCGCACGACGCAGATCCGCGGCGGGATGGGGCTGTTCACCGGCCGGCCACCCTTCGCGTGGCTCGCGAACGCCTATCAGAACACAGGGCTCTCGTCGGTTTTCGTGACCTGCCGGCGGCGGAATCTCGGCGTTCCCGATCCCGAGATCGTCCCCGCGTTCGATCCTCTCGCGCCTCCCCCGACCCTCTGCGTGGACGGCACGGGCGGCGAGTCCGCGGTCCCCATCGTCACGCTGTTCGACCCGGATTTCCGCTTTCCGCGCGACTTCAAGGCCTCGCTCGCCGTCGACCAGCGCCTGCCGGGGGGATTCGTCCTCTCGCTCGAGGGGATCTACACCCGCTCCGTGAACCAGATCGCGTTCCAGGATCTGAACATCGGCCCCGCCCTCCCCGCGGCTGACCGCACGGAGGCGAACGGGTTCACCTACGGCTTCGGCTTCGGGACCCGAGAGACCTTCGCCGACCCCGGCGCCGGGAGCCAGTTCGTCGATCCACCGCCGGGCGAGCCGCCGGGCGAGCGGGAGCCGATCTTTCTCCCCCGACGCGTCGATCCGGGCTTCGGACAGGTCATCAAGATCGGCGACCGGCCCCTGAACTTCTCGTACGCCCTGAGCGCGCGGCTCCGGAAACAGTTCGGCAATCGGCTTTCCGTCGACGTGGGCTACGCCTTCAACCGTTCCGCCGACGTGCGCAGTCTTTCTTCGCTCGATGCGATCGCGAACTTCGGCTACACCGCGGTCGAGGGCGATCCGAACGATCCCCAGCGGCAGGCCTCTCTCTTCGACCGGCCGCACCGCCTCGTGGCGAGCGCGACGGCCGCCCTGCCGGAACTCATGGGGGGCGGCCGCCTGTCCGTGCTCTACGTGGGACAGTCGGGGCGGCCCTACTCGTACGTGTATGCGGACGACATCAACGGGGACGCCTATCCCGGGTACGGCCGGGCGCTCGACCTCGCGAACGACCTCATCTTCGTGACCGGCGCGGCGTTCGACTTCCCCGGAGGGGGACGGACCCCGGTCAGCGGCATCCTCTTCGAGCAACTCGTCGCGCAGGAACCCTGTCTGCAGGCGAACCGGCTGCGGATTCTGCACCGGAACGCCTGCCGGACGCCGTGGTCGCACCAACTGGATTTCCGCTTCAGCCAGCCCATCCAGCTGGGCGGCGCGGAGGTCACCGTGACGCTCGACGTGCTCAACGTCCTCAACCTGGTGAATCGCGATTGGGGACAAGTCCAGACCGTGAACCCCGTCGTGCAGTTGCTGACCGTCGAAGACCGGATCGAAGACGACTTCGACCTTCAGAACATGCTGCCCGAACCGGACGACCCGCTCCGCGCCCGCTACGCCGGACCGCTCCAGACGAGCGACACGGGCGGCGTGCGCGCCTCGGTGCCCTACCTGCCGCAGATCGGCGCTTCGCAGTGGCAGGCCCAGTTCGGCATCGGCATCCGCTTCCGCTAG
- a CDS encoding choice-of-anchor B family protein, which produces MRPRHLALLVSLVPFAAAAPAAAQTHAGGLNHAAGAPVIGFGAAAAVSGDEIFVSRPGEFAAFPMPGSEPGSVHIFRRGEEGWVEVATIPAPSGVYGDGFGEALAVEGDILVVGAPRENESRGAAYVFVREGTMWSSRERLEAPDAMPGDVFGSSIAVGAGGQFGVIGAPGRGASGSVFAYVQSDMGLTSVELTGSDAPADARFGAAVSVEGDLALVGAPGPFALSQFTPPAPPQAGTGYLFRRSGTEWDEVARLTPAGGMVAGLSAVLMEGDAYLGSPLANQAQGSVFRFAAGDDGTWSQTGSIAAASPSPAAFFGYALAGAGGRLVVGAPGTNAFAGAAHVLGAGDDGEWSEETLLRGETRGLMGFMGNSVAGGDGFAVVGAPGSEFFEGIGFVFERDAGGAWSEAAPIHETELGLAAVRGEEMRCSDDGTVAGFDCSEVDLVSFLPAREVGGGRGIMVSDIWGWVDPQTGREYAILGRFDGTSFIDVTDAGNPVYLGNLPLTEGAMPNLWRDMKVYADHTFIVADNAGEHGMQVFDLRRLRDVTNPPVDFDEDAHYAEFASAHNVVINEASGFAYVVGGSGGGETCGGALHMVDIRDPRNPTFAGCFADPETGNAGSGGYTHDAQCVMYEGPDADYAGREVCFNASATKLGIGDVTDKDNPTPISNAAYPNVAYSHQGWLSEDQRYFYLNDELDELSGGVTGTRTLVWDVADLDDPVLVREFVQDNAASDHNLYIRDNLMYQSNYVSGLRIFDISDPENPVPAGFFDTVPGSPDAPGFAGSWSNYPFFPSGNIIVSSMREGLFVLRKRETALVP; this is translated from the coding sequence ATGCGACCACGTCATCTCGCTCTTCTCGTTTCCCTCGTTCCCTTCGCTGCGGCGGCGCCGGCGGCCGCGCAGACTCATGCCGGCGGCCTGAACCATGCCGCCGGGGCACCGGTCATCGGCTTCGGAGCGGCCGCGGCCGTTTCCGGCGACGAGATCTTCGTCTCGCGGCCGGGCGAGTTCGCGGCGTTCCCCATGCCGGGTTCCGAACCCGGCAGCGTGCACATATTCCGGCGCGGCGAGGAGGGCTGGGTGGAGGTCGCCACGATACCGGCCCCGAGCGGAGTGTACGGAGACGGTTTCGGGGAGGCGCTGGCGGTCGAGGGCGACATCCTCGTGGTCGGCGCCCCGAGGGAGAACGAGAGCCGGGGCGCCGCGTACGTCTTTGTCCGTGAAGGCACCATGTGGAGTTCCCGGGAGCGGCTGGAGGCGCCGGACGCAATGCCGGGAGACGTCTTCGGTTCCTCGATCGCCGTGGGGGCCGGGGGTCAGTTCGGGGTGATCGGCGCTCCGGGGCGCGGCGCCAGCGGTTCGGTGTTCGCCTACGTGCAGTCCGACATGGGGCTGACGTCCGTTGAACTGACCGGGTCCGACGCCCCGGCGGACGCCCGTTTCGGGGCGGCCGTCAGCGTCGAGGGCGACCTGGCCCTCGTGGGCGCGCCCGGGCCGTTCGCGCTCAGCCAGTTCACACCGCCCGCGCCACCGCAGGCCGGGACCGGCTACCTGTTCCGCCGCAGCGGCACCGAATGGGATGAGGTCGCCCGGTTGACCCCGGCCGGCGGCATGGTGGCCGGCCTGTCCGCGGTGCTCATGGAGGGAGACGCATACCTCGGCTCTCCGCTCGCCAACCAGGCGCAGGGCTCCGTCTTCCGGTTCGCGGCGGGCGACGATGGGACGTGGTCGCAAACGGGGTCGATCGCGGCTGCGTCGCCGTCTCCGGCGGCCTTCTTCGGCTACGCCCTCGCCGGGGCGGGCGGGCGACTCGTGGTCGGGGCGCCGGGCACGAACGCCTTCGCGGGCGCGGCGCACGTCCTCGGAGCGGGGGACGACGGCGAGTGGAGTGAAGAGACCCTGCTGCGGGGCGAAACCCGGGGGCTCATGGGCTTCATGGGCAACTCCGTGGCAGGAGGCGACGGCTTCGCTGTGGTCGGGGCGCCCGGCTCCGAGTTCTTCGAGGGCATCGGCTTCGTGTTCGAGCGCGACGCGGGCGGCGCGTGGAGCGAGGCCGCTCCCATCCACGAGACCGAACTGGGCCTGGCCGCCGTCAGGGGCGAAGAGATGCGATGCTCGGACGACGGGACGGTCGCCGGCTTCGACTGCTCCGAGGTGGACCTCGTCTCCTTCCTCCCGGCGCGGGAAGTCGGGGGCGGACGCGGGATCATGGTCAGCGACATCTGGGGCTGGGTGGATCCGCAGACGGGCCGCGAGTACGCGATCCTCGGGCGGTTCGACGGGACCTCCTTCATCGACGTGACCGACGCCGGGAATCCCGTCTATCTCGGGAACCTTCCCCTCACCGAGGGCGCGATGCCGAACCTGTGGCGCGACATGAAGGTGTATGCGGACCACACCTTCATCGTGGCGGACAACGCGGGCGAACACGGGATGCAGGTGTTCGACCTCAGGCGGCTGCGGGACGTGACCAATCCCCCGGTGGATTTCGACGAGGACGCGCACTACGCCGAGTTCGCCTCCGCGCACAACGTCGTCATCAACGAGGCGTCGGGTTTCGCCTACGTGGTGGGCGGCAGCGGCGGCGGCGAAACGTGCGGCGGCGCGCTGCACATGGTGGACATCCGCGATCCGCGGAACCCGACGTTCGCCGGCTGTTTCGCGGACCCCGAGACGGGGAACGCCGGATCGGGCGGCTATACGCACGACGCGCAGTGCGTGATGTACGAGGGTCCCGACGCCGACTACGCGGGCCGCGAAGTGTGCTTCAACGCGAGCGCGACGAAGCTCGGCATCGGAGATGTGACCGACAAGGACAACCCGACGCCGATCTCGAACGCCGCCTATCCGAACGTGGCCTATTCCCACCAGGGGTGGCTGTCGGAGGACCAGCGCTACTTCTACCTGAACGACGAACTCGACGAGCTGTCGGGCGGGGTGACGGGGACCCGGACGCTCGTATGGGACGTGGCGGATCTGGACGATCCGGTGCTCGTGAGGGAGTTCGTGCAGGACAACGCGGCGTCGGACCACAACCTCTACATCCGCGACAACCTCATGTACCAGTCGAACTACGTGAGCGGACTCCGGATCTTCGACATCTCCGACCCGGAGAACCCGGTGCCGGCCGGCTTCTTCGACACGGTGCCGGGGAGCCCGGACGCGCCCGGATTCGCCGGATCGTGGAGCAACTACCCGTTCTTCCCCTCCGGGAACATCATCGTGTCGAGCATGCGCGAGGGGCTGTTCGTGCTCAGGAAGCGGGAGACCGCCCTCGTGCCCTAG
- a CDS encoding type II toxin-antitoxin system VapC family toxin has translation MTALLDTHVLIWWLNDSSRLSPRQRRIVSSAHAESPLLVSDISLWEVAMLHDLGRVKLAIPLREWLEKAVAPPLVRRQGISPAVAAELSALPASFHRDPADRILVATARVLGATLLTHDRRIVDADLVETVS, from the coding sequence ATGACGGCGCTGCTTGATACGCACGTCCTGATCTGGTGGCTGAACGACAGTTCGAGACTCTCCCCGCGGCAGCGGCGGATCGTCAGCTCCGCGCACGCGGAGTCGCCGTTGCTCGTATCGGACATCTCGCTGTGGGAAGTGGCGATGCTCCACGATCTTGGCCGGGTCAAGCTCGCCATCCCGTTGCGCGAGTGGCTGGAGAAGGCGGTGGCTCCGCCTCTCGTCAGGCGACAGGGGATCTCTCCCGCCGTTGCGGCGGAACTCTCGGCCCTTCCCGCTTCGTTCCACAGGGACCCCGCGGACCGGATCCTCGTCGCGACAGCACGAGTGTTGGGCGCCACGCTGCTAACCCACGACCGCAGGATCGTCGACGCGGACCTGGTGGAGACCGTCTCATGA
- a CDS encoding type II toxin-antitoxin system prevent-host-death family antitoxin, which translates to METINASDFKARCLAILDRVSETGERVVILKRGRPVAELWPPTRARAEHPQMELKGTVTVVGDIIGPAVPEDYWESLGHDGAA; encoded by the coding sequence ATGGAAACGATCAACGCATCCGATTTCAAGGCCCGCTGCCTCGCCATCCTCGACCGTGTCAGCGAGACGGGGGAACGCGTCGTCATCCTCAAGCGCGGCAGGCCGGTGGCTGAACTGTGGCCACCGACCCGAGCCCGGGCCGAGCACCCGCAAATGGAACTGAAGGGAACCGTGACCGTCGTCGGCGACATCATCGGGCCGGCCGTTCCGGAAGACTACTGGGAGAGCCTCGGCCATGACGGCGCTGCTTGA
- a CDS encoding aminotransferase class V-fold PLP-dependent enzyme yields the protein MTGARTGDDRYGLMDRREWLRLGATGAAALGLPACTAREGDASAAELPPLRPPAGTGDADWDDVRANFLVEPGTAYLNNASIGMPPGQVVDAVAAGYRAMAELPARGRSELSARIAEHVVPGLAELFSVQPDELTLTRNASEALHLQSIGVALSAGDEVLITSQEHPAGRRPWEFRRVREDVRVNEVFIPSPLPPEEEVLSRFEDAITPRTRAVAFCHVTRGGHLYPVEAICRLARERGLVSLVDGAQAVGQFPVDLTSLGCDAYSVSLHKWMLAPAGTGFLFVRRDARDRIRTAFAPDATAEQPQFDPPGTAAFPVRAAIGTAVDFVATLGLEAVEARCRFLSDHLKSRLGEMSGVTLLSGARDRSAPGSTIFEKEDLDAVAAVGAIEASISSHIDEHQRDGHNAIRISTHIYNTTEQVDRFVEALARTTG from the coding sequence ATGACTGGTGCGCGGACCGGAGACGATCGCTACGGCCTGATGGACCGGAGGGAGTGGCTCCGCCTCGGGGCGACCGGCGCCGCCGCCCTCGGCCTTCCCGCCTGCACCGCCCGGGAGGGGGACGCGTCAGCGGCGGAACTCCCGCCGCTCCGGCCCCCGGCCGGGACGGGCGACGCGGACTGGGACGACGTGCGCGCGAACTTCCTCGTCGAGCCCGGCACGGCCTACCTGAACAACGCGAGCATCGGCATGCCGCCGGGACAGGTCGTCGATGCGGTCGCCGCGGGATATCGGGCCATGGCCGAACTGCCCGCCCGGGGCCGCTCGGAGCTGAGCGCCCGGATCGCGGAACACGTCGTGCCCGGACTCGCGGAGTTGTTCTCGGTGCAGCCGGACGAACTCACGCTCACGCGAAACGCGTCGGAGGCGCTCCATCTCCAGAGCATCGGGGTCGCGCTGAGCGCCGGCGATGAGGTCCTGATCACGAGCCAGGAACATCCGGCGGGCCGTCGGCCGTGGGAGTTCCGGCGGGTGCGGGAAGACGTTCGGGTGAACGAGGTCTTCATCCCCAGTCCCCTGCCCCCGGAGGAGGAGGTCCTCTCCCGGTTCGAGGACGCGATCACGCCGCGGACGCGGGCGGTGGCCTTCTGTCACGTGACTCGCGGCGGGCACCTCTATCCGGTGGAAGCGATCTGCCGTCTCGCGCGCGAGCGGGGACTCGTGAGCCTGGTGGACGGCGCGCAGGCGGTGGGCCAGTTCCCCGTCGACCTGACCTCCCTGGGCTGCGACGCGTACAGCGTGAGCCTGCACAAGTGGATGCTGGCTCCGGCGGGGACCGGTTTCCTCTTCGTGCGGCGCGATGCGCGCGACCGCATCCGGACGGCTTTCGCGCCCGACGCCACCGCGGAGCAGCCACAGTTCGATCCCCCGGGCACCGCGGCGTTTCCGGTGCGCGCCGCGATCGGGACGGCGGTCGATTTCGTCGCGACACTCGGACTCGAGGCCGTGGAGGCCCGGTGTCGCTTTCTCTCGGATCATCTCAAGTCTCGTCTCGGCGAGATGAGCGGCGTCACGCTCCTCAGCGGCGCGCGCGATCGGAGCGCGCCCGGGTCGACGATCTTCGAGAAGGAAGATCTCGACGCGGTGGCCGCAGTGGGAGCGATCGAGGCGAGCATCTCGTCCCACATCGACGAACACCAGCGGGACGGCCACAACGCGATCCGCATCTCCACGCACATCTACAACACGACGGAGCAGGTCGACCGCTTCGTCGAAGCCCTGGCCCGCACGACGGGCTGA